The Methylovirgula sp. 4M-Z18 sequence ACGCGCCGGGTCGACGCACCGTATTTCTCGGCGGACGCTAATTGGCTGACCTTGCCGACAAGCGGTCTGACCGCGAGGGGGTCGAGAAGGGTCACCGCGTGGCCGCTCGGGTGGTCTGCATAACGCGAGAACGCATAGCTGCCGCGGTCGGTGCCCGGAGAGCCATCGGCGGGACGGCAATTGCCGGCACGAAGGGACTCGATGTCGTCGCAGATCACCGCGCCGATATCCGCCGCCCGCAGGCGAGCCGTCCAGGTTGCGGCGTCTTCCCCGCCGAAAGCGCGTGCGAGGAAGTCTTCTCTCTCCCCCGGGTCCAGCGCGACGAGATCCTTCAACCCTTCCACCATGAGAAAGCGCGGCAGGTCCCGCTCGGATGCGCCGAGCAGTAACCATCTATCCGCGGCCTTGTAGAGATGATTGAGGGCATCCGTCCCCATTGCCGCCCGTCCCGCCGGCTCGTTGAAGGGGCTGCGCCCGATATAGTCGTAGCAGAACGGCATCTGAGCCAGTCCGCTGAGGGCTGAAAGGGAGGTGCGCGGGCGGCCGATCCGGCCGATACGCCGTTTCTGGAAGAGGGCGGCCCCGATGCCGAGTGCTGCCCCAAAGCCGCACATGACGTCGATGGTGCCGACATGGGCATGCTCCTCGGGCGTTTCCATGCCGCCGCCGAAGCGCAGCATGATACCGGTGGCGGCCTGCACGAGATCGTCATAGCCCAGATAGTCGGTGCGGGGGCCGCGCCGCACGCCGCCAAAGCAATCGAGCTGGCAGAAGATCGCGTTCGGGTTGAGCGTACGCAAGCCCTCGGCGTCGAGGCCCATGCTCTTCACCTGGCGGTCGGTGGCATTCCAGACGACGACGTCGACCGAGCGGACCAGCTCTTCGAACAAGGTGCGTCCCTCGGGGGACCGGATGTCGGCGAGCAGCGATTGCTTGCCGCGCATATGCGTCATGCCGAAGATCACCGTGTTCCAGCAATCGTAGAGGGGGGAAGCCGGGTCGATCTTGATCACCTCGGCCCCGAAGCGGGCAAGATAGGCCGCCGAGTGCGGGCCGGCGATGACGTTGCAAAGGTCGAGGACGCGAACGCCGTCGAGCCAGCCTTTTCGTTCGGACCGCGGCGCTTCGCGGACAGCCGGGGAATCAGGCCGTGCGGAGAGAAAGTCCAGCGCCTCCTCGAAGCTCACGGCCTTGCGCGGGGCCGGTGTGAGCATCGCCTCGCCGCTCTCCTGCAGCCAGGCCATCGCTCCGGGCTGGATCATGCGGCCATAGACGGGATCCTCGACTTCCACCATCAGCCCAGCGCTCTCGGCATGGTCGTCGCTGATCCACTCCTGCAGCCAGCGCTGCGGCGCACCGGGAAATTGCCCCTTGCCGAAGATGCGTTCCCATTCCTTCGCGGTGCGGGTGAGGAAGATCTCTTTCATGCGGGCCGCGATCCTGTCGGCCCAATGCTTGGGCAGGGGATAGACGCCGAGCGAGACGTCCGAGGACCATTCCGACACGGGCAGATAGGTGTCCGGTTCTTCGGAAAGGCCTTCCGAAACCAGCTCGTCATACAGGCCCAGCGTCTGCAGGCAGCGTTTGGCGTGATACCTGTGGCTGGGGCAGACCACGTAGAAACTGCGTCCGTCCTTGCACATGTAGCTGCGATAGAAGGGATCGAGGAAATCCTGCAGCGCTTCATAGGTAACGTTCATCGGCAGGCCCTCGCCCTGCCGCCGCTCGATTTCGCGCTCGCGCTGCGTTTGGTAGCGCAGGGGGTAGTTCTCGATCCGGATCGAATTGTAGCTGAGGCCCTCCATCACGGCGCTGGCGAGAGGCACCTCGATCTGGTCGCCAGCGCCGGTCATCTCGCGCGCCTGCAGCGCCAGCACGGCCGCGGAAGCGGCCAGCATGGTCCCGTAGGCGGAAGCCAGCGGTAGCGGCGAGAAGCAGGGGTTGATGCCCATCAACACCCGGTTGAGCCCCATGTCGGTGAAGACGCCGGAGGACGCGGCGACGACGGATTCGAAGGCGCGCCATTCGCGGCGCAGTTCGTCATTGGAGGCAAAGCCGGGGATCGAAACGGTGATGAGTTCGGGGCGCACCTGGCGCAGCACCTCGAAATCAAGGCCGAGACGAGCCATCACGCCCGGGCGGAAGTTCTCGATCACGATATCGGCCTGGGTGACGAGCTCTCGGGCCTTCGCCAGGCCCTCCGGGGTCTTCAGGTCCAGACGGAGCGTGAGCTTGTTGCGATTGAGCGTCGCATTGGCCGGGCTGTCCCAGAGCGGGCCGGCCGGCGGATCGATATGGACGACGCTGGCGCCGAGATCGCCCA is a genomic window containing:
- a CDS encoding CoA transferase, which produces MQRSVLPLCGVTVVDFGQYIAGPAVAMILGDLGASVVHIDPPAGPLWDSPANATLNRNKLTLRLDLKTPEGLAKARELVTQADIVIENFRPGVMARLGLDFEVLRQVRPELITVSIPGFASNDELRREWRAFESVVAASSGVFTDMGLNRVLMGINPCFSPLPLASAYGTMLAASAAVLALQAREMTGAGDQIEVPLASAVMEGLSYNSIRIENYPLRYQTQREREIERRQGEGLPMNVTYEALQDFLDPFYRSYMCKDGRSFYVVCPSHRYHAKRCLQTLGLYDELVSEGLSEEPDTYLPVSEWSSDVSLGVYPLPKHWADRIAARMKEIFLTRTAKEWERIFGKGQFPGAPQRWLQEWISDDHAESAGLMVEVEDPVYGRMIQPGAMAWLQESGEAMLTPAPRKAVSFEEALDFLSARPDSPAVREAPRSERKGWLDGVRVLDLCNVIAGPHSAAYLARFGAEVIKIDPASPLYDCWNTVIFGMTHMRGKQSLLADIRSPEGRTLFEELVRSVDVVVWNATDRQVKSMGLDAEGLRTLNPNAIFCQLDCFGGVRRGPRTDYLGYDDLVQAATGIMLRFGGGMETPEEHAHVGTIDVMCGFGAALGIGAALFQKRRIGRIGRPRTSLSALSGLAQMPFCYDYIGRSPFNEPAGRAAMGTDALNHLYKAADRWLLLGASERDLPRFLMVEGLKDLVALDPGEREDFLARAFGGEDAATWTARLRAADIGAVICDDIESLRAGNCRPADGSPGTDRGSYAFSRYADHPSGHAVTLLDPLAVRPLVGKVSQLASAEKYGASTRRVLQTLGYDDASIDSLVAAGVVSESWSREYLPS